A single Nicotiana tabacum cultivar K326 chromosome 5, ASM71507v2, whole genome shotgun sequence DNA region contains:
- the LOC142180718 gene encoding uncharacterized protein LOC142180718, with protein MTLLFSYKTSDNSFFGQDSSIMEEDSFSPGILGKLLLYFLVYNGIVINTRNIFNLFGVYYLKVKLYLDGWFVEFLSDCIPFDVNLSDIKSNDNKEEHLREEACSEKKQKLQNCLLSIRSWRDLPSELLSETANSLGIFDLLGFRGVCSGWRSSSITASAAIESAPGTQPYFLLHIDSDEKCILFNPTTNKQYTIYIPELNETTCLASSHGWLLLSQNGLVFFFCPFSRARIDLPPFQESKIFEGAAAFTSSPLSIDCVTAIICRKNYRILEVYVLERGVSLWVKYEFDLGDKFFGMVRGATFADGCFHILDDENGLVTFDLKNNHFKIYKLVIGGGNYPSAESLQFSYKEKYFRRNGLRKRMKLGKDVTISACAASYAGSDDSVILIKNEEIKAKEEFETRDYKGIWIQPRFFQLPPNYCWVKTTANNIYDKVTME; from the exons ATGACTCTTCTTTTCTCCTACAAAACTTCAGATAATAGTTTTTTTGGTCAAGACTCCTCTATAATGGAAGAAGATAG TTTTTCTCCTGGTATTCTTGGTAAACTTTTGTTGTACTTTTTAGTTTATAATGGAATTGTTATAAACACAAGGAATATATTCAAT CTGTTTGGAGTGTACTATTTGAAAGTGAAACTATATCTTGATGGTTGGTTTGTTGAGTTTCTATCTGATTGTATTCCTTTTGATGTTAATCTGTCTGATATCAAAAGCAACGACAACAAAGAAGAGCATTTAAGAGAAGAAGCATGttcagaaaagaaacaaaaacttcaaaactGTTTATTGTCAATAAGATCATGGCGTGATTTGCCTTCAGAACTTTTAAGTGAGACAGCAAACAGCTTGGGAATTTTTGATCTTCTTGGTTTTCGTGGAGTCTGCAGTGGCTGGCGCTCTTCTTCGATAACAGCTTCTGCAGCCATAGAATCTGCCCCTGGAACTCAACCTTATTTCCTACTCCATATCGATAGCGATGAGAAATGCATCCTCTTTAACCCGACCACCAACAAgcagtatactatatatatcccCGAATTGAACGAAACTACTTGCCTTGCTTCAAGTCATGGTTGGTTACTGTTATCTCAAAATGGtctcgttttcttcttctgcCCTTTCTCTCGTGCAAGAATTGACCTCCCTCCTTTTCAAGAATCAAAAATATTTGAAGGGGCTGCGGCGTTTACTTCTTCTCCTTTGTCAATTGATTGTGTTACAGCTATCATTTGTCGAAAAAATTATCGTATTTTGGAAGTATATGTGCTAGAACGTGGAGTTAGCTTGTGGgtgaagtatgaatttgatcttGGAGATAAATTTTTTGGGATGGTTAGGGGTGCTACTTTTGCTGATGGGTGTTTCCATATCTTGGATGACGAGAACGGGCTAGTGACATTCGACCTGAAAAATAACCATTTTAAGATTTACAAATTAGTTATTGGAGGAGGTAATTATCCTAGTGCAGAAAGCCTGCAATTTTCGTACAAGGAGAAATATTTCAGAAGGAATGGTTTGAGAAAAAGGATGAAACTTGGGAAAGATGTTACCATTTCTGCTTGTGCTGCCTCTTACGCTGGAAGTGATGATTCTGTAATTCTTATCAAGAATGAAGAGATTAAGGCCAAGGAAGAATTTGAAACTCGCGATTACAAAGGAATTTGGATTCAGCCAAGGTTCTTTCAACTCCCTCCAAATTACTGTTGGGTAAAAACAACCGCAAACAATATATACGACAAGGTAACAATGGAATAA